From uncultured Roseateles sp., the proteins below share one genomic window:
- a CDS encoding branched-chain amino acid ABC transporter permease has protein sequence MTDFLQLLFSGVATGSIYAMAALGFTLLWQASGTINFAQGEFVMLPAFMMLGFAAFGLPLLAAFVCTCVVAVGVLGWAFKRGIADPLLRHGLMPIVVATIGLSIAMRNGVRAGFSAEAHPFPSLFADKLFNIAGVTITLAELGTLVLALALVLGTQAFLTRTVTGRAMQAVAQNTDSATVLGIDVPRMIFYTFAINAVLACATALLVTPTYLAKFDMGESLGNKAFFAAIIGGFNNSRGALLGGVIVGVCENLAAAYVSPVYKDAVALLIFMLVILFKPQGLLGQRVERKV, from the coding sequence ATGACCGACTTTCTGCAACTGCTGTTCTCCGGCGTTGCCACCGGCAGCATCTATGCCATGGCCGCGCTGGGCTTCACCCTGCTGTGGCAGGCCTCGGGCACGATCAACTTCGCCCAGGGCGAGTTCGTCATGCTGCCGGCCTTCATGATGCTGGGCTTTGCCGCCTTCGGCCTGCCGCTGCTGGCGGCCTTTGTCTGCACCTGCGTGGTGGCGGTGGGCGTGCTGGGCTGGGCCTTCAAGCGCGGCATTGCCGATCCGTTGCTCAGACATGGCCTGATGCCCATCGTGGTGGCCACCATCGGCCTGTCGATCGCGATGCGCAACGGCGTACGTGCCGGCTTCAGCGCCGAGGCCCATCCCTTTCCGAGCCTGTTCGCCGACAAGCTGTTCAACATCGCCGGCGTCACCATCACGCTAGCTGAACTGGGCACCCTGGTGCTCGCCCTGGCCCTGGTGCTGGGCACACAGGCCTTCCTGACCCGCACGGTGACCGGACGGGCGATGCAGGCGGTGGCGCAGAACACCGACAGCGCCACCGTGCTGGGCATCGATGTGCCGCGGATGATTTTCTACACCTTCGCCATCAATGCGGTGCTGGCCTGCGCCACGGCGCTGCTGGTCACACCCACCTACCTGGCCAAGTTCGACATGGGCGAGTCGCTGGGCAACAAGGCTTTCTTCGCCGCCATCATCGGCGGCTTCAACAACTCGCGCGGTGCGCTGCTGGGCGGCGTGATCGTCGGCGTGTGCGAGAACCTGGCCGCAGCCTATGTGTCTCCGGTCTACAAGGACGCCGTCGCGCTGCTGATCTTCATGCTGGTGATCCTGTTCAAGCCGCAGGGCCTGCTGGGCCAGCGTGTGGAACGCAAGGTCTGA
- a CDS encoding branched-chain amino acid ABC transporter permease — translation MKKLAIVSLAVALLLLLALPTLLKSYGIYLLSTWLIYTIATMGLNLTIGYAGQKSLGHAAFFGIGAYTVAILMQAGFSFWIGLPVAMLGCFLIGLGLGFPALRVQTIYLAFATLGFNTAVWLVMRNEEWLTGGTFGINNIARPALFGLSLDRPLPYYYFVLGIALILGWLQWRLLRSPWGKAFTALRDNPIRAESLGIDIQAYTLLSFAIGAVYAGIAGALFAALVQFIEPAPFTVGASIMMYLMVVVGGPGYLFGPVLGSAVGVLLPEWLRFAQGWYLLVFGTAVIVLMLWLPEGLLSIPDRLKARRVAREASARRAAEAARIGAAP, via the coding sequence ATGAAAAAACTCGCCATCGTCTCCCTGGCCGTCGCGCTGCTCCTGCTGCTGGCCCTGCCGACGCTGCTGAAGAGCTACGGCATCTACCTGCTCAGCACCTGGCTGATCTACACCATCGCCACCATGGGCCTGAACCTGACCATAGGCTATGCAGGGCAGAAGTCGCTGGGTCATGCCGCCTTCTTCGGCATCGGCGCCTACACCGTCGCCATCCTGATGCAGGCCGGCTTCAGCTTCTGGATCGGCCTGCCGGTGGCCATGCTCGGCTGCTTCCTGATCGGGCTGGGCTTGGGCTTTCCGGCGCTGCGCGTGCAGACCATCTACCTCGCCTTTGCCACCCTGGGCTTCAACACCGCCGTCTGGCTGGTGATGCGCAACGAGGAGTGGCTGACCGGGGGCACCTTCGGCATCAACAACATCGCCCGGCCCGCGCTGTTCGGGCTGAGCCTGGACCGCCCGCTGCCCTATTACTACTTCGTGCTGGGCATCGCCCTGATCCTCGGTTGGCTGCAATGGCGGCTGCTGCGCTCGCCCTGGGGCAAGGCCTTCACGGCGCTGCGCGACAACCCGATACGCGCCGAGTCGCTGGGCATCGACATCCAGGCCTACACCCTGCTGTCGTTTGCGATCGGCGCGGTCTATGCCGGCATTGCCGGGGCGCTGTTCGCCGCCCTGGTGCAGTTCATCGAGCCGGCACCGTTCACCGTCGGCGCATCGATCATGATGTACCTGATGGTGGTGGTCGGCGGGCCGGGCTATCTGTTCGGGCCGGTGCTGGGCTCGGCGGTCGGTGTGCTGCTGCCCGAATGGCTGCGCTTCGCCCAGGGCTGGTACCTGCTGGTGTTCGGCACGGCGGTGATCGTGCTGATGCTGTGGCTGCCCGAGGGCCTGCTCAGTATCCCGGACCGGCTCAAGGCCCGGCGGGTGGCGCGTGAGGCATCGGCCCGCCGCGCCGCCGAGGCGGCCCGCATCGGAGCGGCGCCATGA
- a CDS encoding ABC transporter ATP-binding protein codes for MIAPVLKVSGLKKSYGAIHAVGGVSFEVMPGEIFGVIGPNGSGKTTMFNSVLGQIRPDAGSIELNGRDITGLSPMQLNQRGVGRTFQTLQVFGRMSVRDNLIVAAQEHQGTMWSRMFAPGDSGLGARADALIDQFRIRAVADRLAGELSYGQQKLVDIAMAFMSEPDLVLLDEPCAGVNPSLVGGISSLLKELNLVRKGSFIVIEHNMDFVMDLCHRIMVMVEGQVLAIGTPAEIHANKQVLDAYLGN; via the coding sequence ATGATCGCACCGGTGCTCAAGGTCAGCGGGCTGAAGAAATCCTATGGCGCCATCCATGCCGTGGGCGGCGTGTCTTTCGAGGTCATGCCGGGCGAGATCTTTGGCGTGATCGGCCCCAACGGCTCGGGCAAGACGACGATGTTCAACAGCGTGCTGGGTCAGATCAGGCCGGACGCCGGCAGTATCGAGCTGAATGGCCGCGACATCACCGGCCTGTCGCCGATGCAGCTGAACCAGCGTGGCGTGGGCCGCACCTTCCAGACGCTGCAGGTGTTCGGCAGGATGAGTGTGCGCGACAACCTGATCGTCGCCGCCCAGGAGCATCAGGGCACGATGTGGAGCCGCATGTTCGCGCCCGGCGACTCGGGTCTCGGCGCCAGGGCCGACGCACTGATCGACCAGTTCCGCATCCGCGCCGTGGCCGACAGACTGGCCGGCGAGCTGAGTTACGGCCAGCAGAAGCTGGTCGACATCGCGATGGCCTTCATGAGCGAGCCCGACCTGGTGCTGCTCGACGAGCCCTGTGCCGGGGTCAATCCCAGCCTGGTGGGCGGCATCAGCAGCCTGCTCAAGGAGTTGAACCTCGTGCGCAAAGGCAGCTTCATCGTCATCGAGCACAACATGGATTTCGTGATGGACCTGTGCCACCGCATCATGGTGATGGTCGAGGGCCAGGTCCTGGCGATCGGCACTCCGGCCGAGATACACGCCAACAAGCAGGTGCTCGACGCCTATCTGGGGAACTGA